CAAGCAATGGGCGTAATGAGCTGGCTCTAGGTCTACCCTAACccacaaataaattaatttaagcccattaattaacaaaattagtGAAGTCAACTAATCTTACTGCCAAATTAGGCCGACACGCACGTGCGTCCCATGCTTGCACGTACACATTTTTTCATTTCTTTACTAATATACATTACACAGCATCGATTtcatacaaaattaaaaatacaaatactttGCACCAAATCATGAAAATTTGCACGCTTATTTATGTGGTAATGCTGGAATAATTTATCAtccttaataaaattaaaattttatgatgaAATCTTGTGCAGCAGTtgatgataaattaaaaaagaaaacaatcaAGAGgagaagaaattatttttttaattaaaatggtgTTGCACGAGTGTTACAGGTTATTTAGAAAGATCATTTCAAGATCTCTCTTTTAATTAATACATATacttaatatttgaaattttttttctacaAATAATTGAAGGAGATAAGATTGTTAAACTTTTTACATTATTAAACAGCCACTTGATTTTTGAGTTGGCCAAATGCTTTCCTCTGCAGTTTGGTTATCCAAGAAATCCTGACAGTTAGCGTTGGTTAACGAATTATGAGTGTACTGATTCAATGTGTGGATTTGTATTGGAAAATTTTTCAAGTTATCTATGCGATTTTCAGGGCAAAAAGCAGATGGGCTATTGTTGTGGGCCAGGTTAGAATCCTATAATTTTGaaccaattttttttaaaaaatagtttgaTTTCATGGTATCTCCAGCTGTAGTGAGCTATGATCATATGAGTTACAGAAAGGGGTTGACTTGGTTCCTGTTTTCAATCTGTCAATGAGTTGTAAATTGAGACTCCCAATGGGATTCATGATCATGTATTAAGGGCAGTAATTAGAGAAAAGTTTAGCAGTAGCCTCGCAAGGAAATCTCCATTGAATTTTGCAGAAAAGTTGATACAAATGGCTATGTTATATTAATAAATCTAAACAAGCTATGACAACTGAATCAAAAGGGAATCACTACCAGAATTAACAATCTAcagctttaaaaacataagctACAAAGATAATTTTTCTAGTGATATACATGCACGGAttcattcttatttatcttcaaCTTTTCGAGTTTTCTCTCGGGCGAAAAATACCCAGAATGCAGCCTGGAATATTTTTGCAGATGCTGCTTCAGAAACTGATGATTATGTTCTGTGATGTTTCATTTCTATTTCTCATTGCTTAAGTTTGAGCGAGGAGATGCAAAGGAAAATAGTTCACTATCAGTAAAGCTCTGTGATCCATATTCCTTTCTAGTTTTCTGAGCATGACCTTGTTGAGTACTAGTACTAGTACTAGTACTAGTACTAGCAGCAGGAGCATCTGCATAGCTATCTTTAAGTGATGGTAGTACTTCTACTGTTCTGGAATCTGGGGCTGTAATCTCCAGTTTTATCGACTCTATCCTTCGAATAGCTTCTCTTAGGTCTAACCGTTGCGTAGGATTATTTGCAGCACAATGAACTCCAATATGAAGGAGTTGCTTCATATCACCAAGTGAATTTGAAGAGCTTGCAATTCCAGGGTCAAGTATTTCACATTCTTTCCCTGCAGAAATTGCTGGTTCCACAAATTGAACTAGATCAATCCCTTCTTTGTCATTGTTAATATATTGACATGGGTATTTTCCAGTGAGGATTTCAAGAATGATTAGTCCTAAACAGTATACGTCGCATTTAGGGGATATTCCAAATTTTGCAATTTCTGGGGCCTTATAGGCAATTTGAGCTTGTCCTATAACTGAAGGATTGGTTAGTGGACTGAATCCATATTCTGAAAGCAATGATTCGTTATCAGGAGTAAGAAGGACATTGCTTGATTTGAGATTTCCATGAGGCAAGTCATAGGAAGCAAGTTCAGTATGCAGATAACCCAAACCTCTAGCAATTCCTTGAACAATCTTGAGACGATCAGGCCAATTTAGCTCACAATGTGAAGATCCCTTATCACCTGAAAATTTTTTCACTCTTTAGCATATTCATACATGTAATGGAAAAGATAAAAATGCATTTAGAAAGCTAGATTTTcacattgaaaataaaaaaaattgtataccGTGCAACGAATTAAGCAAACTTCCTTTGGGGATGTACTCATAGATCAACAGCTTCTCATCTTTCCGATAATGAAAAGCCAACGGTGGCAAAATATTATGATGCCTTAGACTTCCCAGCCTTCTGATCTCCGCATCAAATCCATCTTTCCCCAACGCATTCATTTCTCTCAATCTCTTGACCACCACAGTTACACCATTATCCATCAGAGCTTTATATGAAGATCCCAATCCCCCATTTCCAAGCACTTCTGCAGCAGCTCTCATCAAATCTATCAGCCCAAAAGCACCCTTTTCATTATTCATGATTATTAATTCACCTATACCTCCCTTGGCAGTAGCTGGTGCTCTTCGACTCGGTCCTGGTTTTTTGTTTAGGTCCACTTCCTTCAGCAGAACTGGCATAGAAACTTGCACTTCTACTGTTTCAGCTGCCTCCTGATCAGTAGTAGTATTGTCCATTCCACCAGCTTcaaaatcttcttcttctttttttctcattttaagTATGATCATAACTGCTACACAAAGAAACATCAAGGCCAATACTATAATCCCTGCACCTGTCTTTTTAATGCTAATAGCATCGTTTTTCGTAATGTTCATAGCACTGGTTGTGGCGAAGGCCCCTGGATCTAATGTTTCAATTGGAGTATTAGCTGCATTACACACTTTTCCAATATTTTCTCCACAAAGACCGTCATTTCCCTGGAAGGAACTCTTGTTGAATTTTGTTAAACCTTGCGGGATCACCCCACTTAACTTATTATTCGACACATTGAAAGATTTCAACCTTGTTTCCTCTACAGATGGAATAGTCCCAGTGAACTGATTATCTTCAAGACGCAATTCAATGAGATTGGACAAATGCAGTAATGTTAATGGAATGTTTCCCGAAAACTTGTTTTTTGAAAGCGAAACTTTCTTCAAGGATTCCATTCTCAAGAAGAATTCTGGTGGGATCTCACCTGAGAACTGGTTACCTGTCAAGTATATATTCTTCAAATAGCCTAAACGACTGAATTCAGGAATCAAACCGGAAAAAGAATTATATTCAAAGCTTACACTCCTGAGTCCTGACATAGCAACCAatgcatcaacatcaattttTCCTGATAAACCCATATTCTCAAGGCGAAGACCGATGACAACGCCATTGCTACAAAGAAGTCCATCCCACTGAGCGCCTCGGTCACAAGGAGCTGATCCAGGCAACCAAGAACTAAGAGCGGTTGTGTTGGTAAACGAATTCTTTAGCTTAATCAAGGCTTCGGATTGGATTATGGAAGTTGTGCAAGTAGATTGGAGGACAAAAACGATGATGAACACAGGAGAAACTGGCCGGAGAAGCCAATCCAAGGCCATAACTTGGGTAGAAAGAAATGATAGATTTTCCTTTTTGGCAGTAAATTTTTTTGTGGGTGTTTGTTGCTTTTGCTGGTTTTGCGCTCCTCGATTGGATTTCGGTCGGTGAGATCATGGTGTTTGTTTTGAGTAAGTGCAACAGAGCCTTAGAATTGAGAGGAGCATAAGAGCTTTAGCTTTAAGCCTTAGACAAAGAGGGGGAAATTTTCTTGGTTGAAATTTGGTCACCTTGAAAGACCGTTATATTATAACTGTtggaattgatttattttactaAAAGGACCTTCCAATGCCATGGCTCTAGTCTGAAGTTTCTAAGCAAACAATCAAAATTTCTAGGGGCATTTTTTGTCAACTCAGAACCTATCCTGCGTTATTAGCGCATCCTGAGTGATTTTGTTATAATTAGAACAgttctttctttcatttccaCTAATACTGTTAAGCTAGAAAGGATATATAAATGATCCATCGCTCGGATCGGAGTGATATTTAGGAAAATTCCTTCCAACTCCAGAATTCAAACTCCTAATCTTACAGATAAAATCCACCTCGGATCGGATCGGATCGGATGTGCTTCAGAACACTGATATaaccatttattaatttttaaaatgctcATATAAAAAGAAACCAGATTTCATCAGTATCAATTAAATTCTTTGTTAAATGTTGTTAATTGCTAAAATGAATCTTAGCAAGGAAGAAAATTGCAACGCAGTTTTTTTAAGCAAACAATAAACTAATCAAGTTTTAAACAAAATTACATAAGTAGGTTTTTAGTCCAAATAACAGGTGAAACGGCTTTTTAATCAATTaacatttagaaaataatttttaaataattaatttaataagtaTGAAACTTGCATTTTTAAACTTAACAAAaagcataaattatttttttaactgaaattaaatttcattaatttaagaGGAAAATAAGAGGTGGGCTATGGGCCCAAACCTAAataaacaaaacacaaaacTGAAGTCCAAAGTCTAGCTCATGAGTCCGACCCACTGCATAGCACCTATACCACAAGCCACTGCAACACGGCATAAGCAAGGCACAAAACGACTACAGTCTCCGTGACAAAGTGAGCAATATatagtttaaattgaaaaaaataatggaatgaaattaatttataaatttaatataatttttttattatttttaatttaatatttacttttaaaaattttaattaatttagttcaattaaattttaataataaaaaataataaaattaaatcgaactgattaataaataatattatatttttttaataatataaaaaaattaaatcataaataaaattaaaatatcataattaaattttaaaatattaaaaatagatcATAAACAAAATGACACCCATTTGGAGGACTTTTGTTTTTTTCAAATGATTATTTTGTCCGTCAAATTTCATGACTACGGCTTCCAGCAAGCTCGTCTTCAAATATTAAAGCTCCATTCAAAATTTGTTGGCAAATGAAATCTTAATATTGGTCTGCTTTATTAAATAGAGTAATCCTATGGAGTAAGTTAAGGGTCGACCATGGAGTTGACAAATTGCACACAGCGACAAGCCAAGGTAGTTGTCTGGGGAAAGGTAATGCGAGGACTAGGAAGACTTAGACATTTTCTTCATTGATGGGTAATGGCAGGAGCATGGAAATTTCCACATCCAACAATCAACTTTAGACACCAAATTCTCACGTTTTTTGCAATAAGTCGCGGAAGTAAACTATTATCAAATCAAATAAgcaaaacaagaaatcaataacaaataaattatgGGGGTAAATTCTGCCTATTAGTATTTCCATTGATAACTGTTGAGGCTggaattttaaatcaaaattgttTAACTATGGGAaacttcattttttcttttttttaattgtgaATATCATGGTATTAAAGGTTATTATCCCACATCTGTGGATAAaggatattaaaataattaaaatctatcgattaattatttttaccgactgataaaagaaatttaaaaaatatttaattaaattattacaataaGTTTAAAGTTTAAAAGTGCTGCATTTTTGTACCAATAGACTTAATCTGGTGATAAATATATCCAGTGGCGGAGCCAGGAACttccctttggtagggcaccaccggctgcgccgctgcggcaccttcatccccttcaaaatatttttcggTCGCaggtacggcacgtgcccctTGCCGTACCCTCCCTCCGTCCCTgcctaatatataaaaaattgaaatagtgAATATTTTCAGTactaaaatatgaataaatacATTCATGAAGTATCAGAAAAATCACTCTATTTGAATTTGATTAATATAATCCATACTcagaattcattttaaatttaattgaaatttattataaatttaattgaaatttattacaAATTATTCAACCCgtcaaaaattcaattattataaactgaatatactaaatttatttaattttatatattttaattaataatttacataaaaatgcatttttcattaataatttttagtttttaaaaaatttaaaatttattttttaaataaaaatataaaataattgataaatattattataaaatatatattttatataaaattaattatttatataaataacttCAAGTAAATTCATATGTATAATATTGTCCTAATCTTTGTAACGTACAAATTGGAGTCCATTTAGTCTTACACaactttattttttgtattaattATTACACTAATTAAATCCCTAAACAGAGTCAATAATCAATAAAGAACCACATAATCACGTGAGACATGACGTGGCCCAATTAAAACCCAAAATTCGGTGAACGTGCAGTGACCTTATTATTTCTCTCTTTTGACAGAATGAAATGCGCTGCCACCGTCTTCTATTACAACAGCAACAGAAAAAAGATTTCACTTTTCCAGCTAAAAGAAATTCTCAATTTGCTCTCCCTCGAAAAAGCAGGCAATTGCGACTGCGGCAGCTCCAGCAGCGGTGAACGGAGGAGGCAAGGTGACTTCTCAAGCTTATTTGGAGAGTATTGCTGTGAAGGACACGAGGGTGTTAATCGCTGATCTCTGCCGCCAGTTCTACAACCTTGGATGGGTCTCTGGGACAGGTGGAAGCATCACCATCAAGGTCCACGATGATTCCATCCCTAAGCCTCAACAGCTTATCTTAATGTCCCCTTCTGGTAAATATTGTCGTTGCTATGCTATTCCCAAAATTGAGCTCCTCTGTTCATCTGTCTACATGTGTTGTCGGATTACTGCGCGGCACCACCGGGGGACGCTGCAACTGCACTGCTGCGGCACCAtcggctgcgccgctgcggcaccttcatcccccttcaaagcattttccggtcgccggtacggcacgtgcccccCTGCCGTACCGTCCCTCCGCCCCTGAATATATctcaataaatttaagagatttcagattctactctcccaatcttaatataatattaaaaaaataattttataaaatataaaaatattttaatgaagagATTAAAAagtatgaattaaataattaattttgataaatcaTAATTGTTTAATAGTATTTTACTCTAAAAATTTAAGCATTCTAAATTActttatctcataatttttatctattttatttttttacatgttaataattgtatttattttaaaaatattaaattttattaaatattaaaagatattttaaaaaaattttaaaaataaaataaaataaaataagaatataatagataatttatataatttttttaattatgcagaacaaataatttaaatggtAGTCagcatatttaattttacatgataattaagtaaacaattaaaccatataaattattatgaatactctttattttattaaattattatttaactcaCTTAATTACTAaagtattaatatttttttatcgatATACCTTTTGGTGAGATAATTAAGAGAAATAAAgacaaattataaaataatttttaagtaaaTTGTACAAATAGTTACGACATATGCACTCATAAAAAAATGAGAGTAGTTTTTGAAAATATCGAAAAACAGATTTTGTATTCATGTGAGAGATTTTCAAATGGAAAATTGGTTCTAAAATTAagctaataaatttattatttttgaaaatagtaaattttatttttaacccagtaaataaaattatgttaaaaaagtttatcaataaattatttacaaaaattatctataatttaaaaatttttaaaaataaattataaaattatacgtTAACttctgaattttattttatgatgattaatggatcaatttttatatttttaaaactaaatatttaaatctctttataattaattaatttaaattaaaaattatttcatttatttttaccgtaaaaaatataaaaatatttttattatattttttaaatagataaactatactttaattattaaattattaaattttagtataattaatggatcaatttctatattttaaaattaaacatttaaatcccactgtaattattttattcagaTTTAAtccttttcatttattttttataattaaaagtataagaatatttttattatttcttttataagttaaaaatattaagaaactATAGTTTcatccattttattttatttattaaaatttaaatatttaaatattttattttttacttaaaaaaacacttaaattttattaacttttattcattttaattcatttaattaatttttaatattttttattctttaaaatatctcagtatttttataattttaaaatttttaaaaaatacttataattttaatgtttttaagtgaggTCAAAAAACTTTAAGtaggtttttaatttttataaaaaaatatttaaaaaaatatatttttataagtttgaCTATCTATTATTTTTGGACTATAGattataatatatgaaaaaattataattttaaatggataaaatataaagagatttagaaatttaattttaaaaatataataattaatttattaattattttaaaatttagaaattaaaatataatttacataatataaaataatttatttagatttaatctgatataaattaatttatttaaatttaatctgaTATAAGTATATCTGAATAGATTtgagagattttaatttttttttttaatttttaattttaatttaaaaaaaagtattttaagtatttattttttttaaatgattgaataatgaaattatgaataaaatttatgaattgattataaaaaaatttaaatatttaattttgaaaatatagaattaatttattaattttattaaaatttaaaagataaaattgcaGTTTACTCAAATTTTTATTGCAGAGATagagtaaatatttaaaaaaaaaaaaagaaaccctTTTAAAGCTAATttgttgattttataaaaagaagtcatttgttaattatttgatttaatgGACACGACCCCTCCGCGTCTGCCAATCATAATTCAGCGGCCCACACTAGCATCGGTGGCTAATTGTGCATCCGATGCCGACACGGGATTCGAAGTCGAAACTCACAGGTTGGGCACGTTTCTCGAAGTTCACCGCACTGACGAAATTGATCCGCCGGGTAGAATTGTTTATCACGTGCTATAATAGATTAATaggttattataaaataaaggcCATAGTTGTATTTTATATATGTCTCGaataatgaatatttttttagataataatttagtttttttataaatttttaatacacctctatttaatatattaaaaaaataaaatttttattataaaaaaaacgtAATAGTTGGACAATATGAGTGAAgtgtatattaataatataatatacaatttattacttttaattatgttaattatatttttcttaatacACAAAAAAGTAgccttatatttatataatagatGGAATATTATGTTGAAAGTTGAGTAGGTGACAAACAAACAATCACCATTAAAAGATATCAACCACAAATAAAAGAGatataatatgaaaaagaaacacattgaaaataaatagttgatgtgatttgtttttaaaattttaaaagttaacttgactttttaaaaatttgaaacgtTTGTatctttttttgaaaatttattcaatatatctttaaaaaaattttaaaaataattaacttacttgaaatttttttatttaaaatttaataattagataattaaaatatattgatacTCACTAGTGATTTTCGAtaatattttctctttattatattaatcgtataatttttaattctctAGTGGAGTGAGTAAACTTAGAAGAAAAGATGGGATGATTATTGATTGACGAGAGTTTTtggttttttatttgattttttttattgctttgattttgtttaattttattttttttgagttttattatcatttttggAATTGGTTGGTGAGGGTTTGTGACTCTGCTGTAGTTATTGAAAGATTTATGATTTGCGGCATTTCGCTTTGGGACCATATCACTATATTCTGTAAATAAGGCTTTTATGGGTCGATGATGGCTAAGGTTTCTGACGCCTCCTTCGGCTGAGTTCATTTGCTGTGTTTGGAgttgcttttatttttttaagttttctcttTTTCAAATTGATTGCATGCATACCTGTGATCCTttcctattattatttttttttgtgagCTAGATTTTATGGCTGTCATTGTTGATAATAACTTTTCTTTATGTCTAGTTTAATGCTTTTTAAAGTATACCAAAGACTTATTTGAGTGTGTTGAtggatttaatttttgaattgatGTGAGTTTAATTTGGACTTAGACTTTTCAAATTCTAGATTGTTGTTTTTGGTTGGATTTGATTGAAGTTGAGTTAGGGTGAATCGTGGCCGAACTAATTTGCATTGCAGATTTTTAGTTTGAATTAGCCTTTTTTATTGTTGTAAATGCTCGTTAAGACGTTCTTAAATGCAATTTCCATTTGCAATgggtaaaaaaaatatatagtgcACTAAATCACATCAAAGGATTCAATGTTTGCTCATAATTACGAAGGCACCCCGCCAGTATTTCATTGAAATGTTACCGTATCACTGTGCGTGATCAGATGGGCCTACTATGGAAGGCTAATATTGTAATTCGGTGTAAATAGAGGAGCAATTTCAAGGAAAGTTCACGCTGTGCTTCCATATTGACCTGTTCCTGAACGTATCCTTGAACCGATTTTCCAATCCTCAGCTTTTTATAATGCAAATAACACGTGCTTGAATAaacattaatttataaaatttcaaattttaaataatatcacaaatataaagaaaaatacTAGTCCCCTACAGCTCATGCTCAAGAATCCCAACTTCTCATATATATTCTTCCCAATCCTACCTCCTTCCGCCCAGCAGCCACCATAATTTTCTTCATCAAGAATAAAACTTCACAAAAACAAACGGCTTGATTCTCAAGAAAACCGTGTTGCTGAACGTTTTGAACCTCATGGCAAACTTGGTTCAGAAATCCGGCAAGGCAGCATCACCGGAGAAATCAAACTTTGCTCAGACATGCAACCGTTTTAGCCAATATTTGAAAGAAAGAggaagttttggagatcttaGCCTGGGAATAAATGGAAATCTTGAAGCTAAAGGTAAATATTAAATCCCTTTTTTCCTCCTTAATTACATAATTATTTCTTCATTTCTGTTCCTTGTGTTTCTTGGCTTCTTATGGTGTGGAATAATATTTCAGCTCCTGAAGCATCTAGACCACCTGCAACAACACTGAATCTACTGTCAAACATTGAAAATTCAGCTGAAGTTTCATCACAAAAAGCTATGCCATTTCCAAACATAAAACCCACGGATTACTTCTCTCAATCTGTGGGTTTTGCTTCTACAAATCCCATCCAAGACTCCATTGCTAAATCTGCAGGTTTGAGGTGTGTAGCTCTTTTCTGTTCTATATTTGGAGTCCTGTTTAATTCTTCATGCAAGGAGTTCTTTCTTGTTGTTGTAATGggcaaaattaattttcttaaaaccACCATCCTGTACCATAATTGAATCCTTTAACCTAAAGGGTATGAAACATAAATAAAATACATGCACGTGTTAATACACACGTATACATACTAATAAGCATAAAGTACATGTACATTCGTAGGTGTCAATGTCATCGTGTGAATTGAAAGGATTCGGGtctttgataaattaaatatgaatactGAATCTTGGTTTTATATTTTGACGGTATCAGGAAATCCTCCAGAGCAGCAGATCCTGGGACTGCCCAACTGACCATATTTTACGCAGGCCAGGTGATAGCTTACGATGATTTTCCTGCTGATAAGGCTAAGGAGATCATGGCCTTAGCAAGCAAAGCAAGCGCCAATACTCAAAATGGCTTCAGTACTGCTGCTTCTACTTCTGCCATTGATAACATTAAGTCCACACTTCAATTGCAACCTCAAGCTATCGGTTCAGGTAGATCATTGCTACATTTTGAAAATGATTTCGACCATTATTACTAAGTTAAAGGAGTTCGTCGAAGTACACTAAATGTTTTTTttcttacattttttttttgttgggtTCTGTGTTGTTGCAGGTTTGCCAATTGTTACAAGAGTATCACTTCATCGGTTCTTTgagaagaggaaagaaagggTGGCATCAAAAGCACCGTATCAACTAAACAACCCATCATCATCACCGCCTGCTCGGCCTAGACGTGATGAACAGATTGATCTAGAAGATCAATCATGGCAACAGCTTGAGCTTAAGTTATAGTTTGATCATTTGTTCATGATGATCACCATAGTCCCAAACAACTTAGGATAATGTAGTGAATTTTTAACATCCTAACTAtatattttctctctctttttttaatttttattttattttttctcgtATAGAATTTTGTAAAGTAGACAAGTACTTCTTGCACTTAATTGATTCCATATGctgattatttttaattattatttcatttttttaatgtgTGTATACGTATAttctcatttaatttaattgagtaaaataataagattttatatttaaaaattgattaacaagtttttttcaattatatattaatatgtaAAGATAAAACAAAATAATCTTAATTTAACTGATCAATTGGgttaaaaattacttaattaagtggagtataattatattatttgagCTTGTATTTAAAGTTGaactcaatttaattaaatctagTTAATTAACTTAGATTTTATTTGTATATCTAATTTGTTATAGTtgattaattgattttaatatataattatattaaaataataaaaaaaaggttcaccatcaaaataaataattaatacttGGAATTGATGAAAGAACAATGAAGCTGTCCTAGGCTAGAGAATAGCATGTGCCATGTTTAAATGGTGTATATAGTATGGTCATCATCATTCTTGCCTTAGGATCCAATGTATTTACATCT
This sequence is a window from Manihot esculenta cultivar AM560-2 chromosome 4, M.esculenta_v8, whole genome shotgun sequence. Protein-coding genes within it:
- the LOC110613083 gene encoding pollen receptor-like kinase 3, with the translated sequence MALDWLLRPVSPVFIIVFVLQSTCTTSIIQSEALIKLKNSFTNTTALSSWLPGSAPCDRGAQWDGLLCSNGVVIGLRLENMGLSGKIDVDALVAMSGLRSVSFEYNSFSGLIPEFSRLGYLKNIYLTGNQFSGEIPPEFFLRMESLKKVSLSKNKFSGNIPLTLLHLSNLIELRLEDNQFTGTIPSVEETRLKSFNVSNNKLSGVIPQGLTKFNKSSFQGNDGLCGENIGKVCNAANTPIETLDPGAFATTSAMNITKNDAISIKKTGAGIIVLALMFLCVAVMIILKMRKKEEEDFEAGGMDNTTTDQEAAETVEVQVSMPVLLKEVDLNKKPGPSRRAPATAKGGIGELIIMNNEKGAFGLIDLMRAAAEVLGNGGLGSSYKALMDNGVTVVVKRLREMNALGKDGFDAEIRRLGSLRHHNILPPLAFHYRKDEKLLIYEYIPKGSLLNSLHGDKGSSHCELNWPDRLKIVQGIARGLGYLHTELASYDLPHGNLKSSNVLLTPDNESLLSEYGFSPLTNPSVIGQAQIAYKAPEIAKFGISPKCDVYCLGLIILEILTGKYPCQYINNDKEGIDLVQFVEPAISAGKECEILDPGIASSSNSLGDMKQLLHIGVHCAANNPTQRLDLREAIRRIESIKLEITAPDSRTVEVLPSLKDSYADAPAASTSTSTSTSTQQGHAQKTRKEYGSQSFTDSELFSFASPRSNLSNEK
- the LOC110613247 gene encoding protein TIFY 10A, with amino-acid sequence MANLVQKSGKAASPEKSNFAQTCNRFSQYLKERGSFGDLSLGINGNLEAKAPEASRPPATTLNLLSNIENSAEVSSQKAMPFPNIKPTDYFSQSVGFASTNPIQDSIAKSAGLRKSSRAADPGTAQLTIFYAGQVIAYDDFPADKAKEIMALASKASANTQNGFSTAASTSAIDNIKSTLQLQPQAIGSGLPIVTRVSLHRFFEKRKERVASKAPYQLNNPSSSPPARPRRDEQIDLEDQSWQQLELKL